The Flammeovirga agarivorans genome has a window encoding:
- a CDS encoding efflux RND transporter periplasmic adaptor subunit, with product MKKILSLILMGAVFTSCYKKPDLYQAPKVPTVKVSHPHKEEIELYDTYTGYTEALGKVTIVPRVTGTLERRYFEPGEKVRKGQVLFTLEKEPYLSQLNQAKAKVERAKADLEMKKVTYQSYAKLVNTSAVSELKYLQSKANVDEAEAGLLNAIADLEAQKNTYSYTKIKAPISGTISNYYVDNGNVVKAESSTELAYIVNSSKMNIFFTVPATKYYELQKLHESLDGMSVDVLADDNETLLAEGKVIYHDPNVDLKSGSITLKAQVENKDAVLIDGTYVRIKLIKREHENAMLIPQVAIERDQVGPYVYTVESDTVRQHRVKLGEEIGDQIIVKSGVKESDDLIVSGIQRARDGIKVNPVTASK from the coding sequence ATGAAAAAAATTCTCTCACTTATATTGATGGGCGCTGTTTTCACTTCATGTTACAAGAAGCCCGACTTATACCAGGCACCCAAGGTTCCTACGGTAAAAGTAAGTCATCCACACAAAGAAGAAATTGAACTTTATGATACGTATACAGGGTATACTGAAGCTTTAGGTAAAGTAACGATCGTTCCGAGGGTAACAGGAACATTAGAACGTCGTTATTTCGAACCCGGTGAAAAAGTTCGTAAAGGACAAGTATTGTTTACGCTGGAAAAAGAGCCTTACTTATCTCAGTTAAACCAAGCGAAAGCCAAAGTGGAAAGAGCAAAGGCAGACCTTGAAATGAAAAAAGTAACTTACCAATCGTATGCAAAATTAGTCAATACAAGTGCTGTTTCTGAGTTAAAATACTTACAATCGAAAGCAAATGTAGATGAGGCGGAAGCTGGTTTACTAAATGCTATTGCTGATTTGGAAGCACAGAAGAACACTTATAGTTATACTAAAATCAAAGCTCCTATTTCAGGTACAATTTCCAACTACTATGTAGATAACGGGAACGTAGTAAAAGCAGAGTCTTCTACAGAGTTAGCGTATATCGTGAACAGCTCAAAGATGAACATTTTCTTTACAGTGCCTGCGACAAAATATTATGAATTACAAAAATTACATGAGTCGCTAGATGGTATGTCAGTTGATGTACTTGCAGATGATAATGAAACGTTATTAGCGGAAGGTAAGGTTATCTACCATGACCCTAATGTTGATTTGAAATCGGGTTCGATTACTTTAAAGGCTCAGGTAGAAAATAAAGACGCTGTTTTGATTGACGGTACTTATGTTCGTATCAAATTGATCAAAAGAGAACATGAAAATGCAATGTTGATTCCTCAAGTGGCCATTGAAAGAGACCAAGTAGGACCATATGTATATACTGTAGAAAGTGATACTGTACGTCAGCATAGAGTAAAATTAGGTGAAGAAATTGGCGATCAGATTATTGTAAAATCTGGTGTTAAAGAATCGGACGACCTCATTGTATCAGGTATTCAGAGAGCAAGAGATGGGATTAAAGTAAACCCTGTCACTGCTTCAAAATAA